One genomic window of Paraburkholderia acidiphila includes the following:
- a CDS encoding flagellar brake protein, giving the protein MNTVQSNPQEAGEGAEGSHDFGRRNPLEIGVQLRNLVNRGDFLTLQYRGGQLVTRILAVNGRERTFVFDWGALPEQNAGVLAAPESHFHASPDGVRVEFKTATPRRTEFEGRPAFEADFPEVLFYVQRREYFRVDTPVLEPCICRGDLPSGGPRFAYEVHDLSLGGLGLRTTDERVADLAMGLVLPDVELDLRAHGKLRVDLGLVVLRFIDLPNGDRRYHMGFRFDALPGSAENTLQRYITQLEMKRRALARA; this is encoded by the coding sequence ATGAATACCGTTCAGTCGAATCCACAGGAAGCAGGCGAGGGCGCGGAAGGCTCCCACGATTTTGGGCGCCGCAATCCGCTCGAGATCGGCGTCCAGCTACGCAATCTCGTCAATCGCGGTGATTTCCTGACCCTGCAGTATCGCGGCGGACAGCTCGTCACGCGCATTCTGGCCGTCAACGGACGCGAGCGCACCTTCGTGTTCGACTGGGGCGCGCTGCCCGAGCAGAACGCGGGCGTGCTCGCCGCGCCCGAGTCCCACTTCCATGCTTCGCCCGATGGCGTGCGCGTGGAGTTCAAGACGGCCACGCCGCGGCGCACGGAGTTCGAAGGGCGCCCCGCGTTCGAAGCCGACTTCCCCGAAGTCCTGTTCTACGTGCAGCGGCGCGAGTACTTCCGCGTCGACACGCCCGTGCTCGAGCCGTGCATCTGCCGCGGCGACCTGCCGAGCGGCGGCCCGCGCTTCGCCTACGAGGTGCATGACCTTTCGCTGGGCGGCCTCGGGCTGCGTACGACCGACGAGCGCGTCGCGGATCTCGCCATGGGCCTCGTGCTGCCCGACGTCGAGCTCGACCTGCGCGCGCACGGCAAGCTGCGCGTGGATCTCGGGCTCGTCGTGCTGCGCTTCATCGACCTGCCCAACGGCGATCGCCGCTATCACATGGGCTTTCGCTTCGACGCGCTGCCCGGCTCCGCCGAGAACACGCTGCAGCGCTACATCACGCAGCTCGAGATGAAGCGCCGGGCGCTCGCTCGCGCCTGA
- the flgJ gene encoding flagellar assembly peptidoglycan hydrolase FlgJ yields the protein MDNTNNIGGGSLDLTNRFALDVQGFDSMRAAANASPQQGAKMAAKQFDAVFTQMMLKSMRDATPDDSPLESNDSKQFTSMLDQQLAQQMSNKGIGVANAMLKQLMRSMGGAAGADGAGGAGGMAGAISGLSGKDANEGNLAMLNALGRAYGNAAANGALANGAGYSGNSALTPPVKGNGDASVDAFVDKLANAAQQASSTTGIPARFILGQAALESGWGKREIKNADGSTSHNVFGIKASKDWAGKTVSTVTTEYVNGQPHRVVEKFRAYDSYEDAMTDYATLLKSNPRYASVINGSKSAEGFAHGMQRAGYATDPHYAKKLLTIMQRMA from the coding sequence TTGGATAATACGAACAACATCGGCGGCGGCAGCCTCGACCTCACCAACCGCTTTGCGCTCGACGTGCAGGGCTTCGACTCGATGCGCGCCGCGGCGAACGCCTCGCCCCAGCAGGGCGCGAAGATGGCCGCGAAGCAGTTCGACGCGGTCTTCACGCAGATGATGCTCAAGAGCATGCGTGACGCGACGCCCGACGACAGCCCGCTCGAATCCAACGACAGCAAGCAGTTCACCTCGATGCTCGACCAGCAGCTCGCGCAGCAGATGTCGAACAAGGGCATTGGCGTGGCGAACGCGATGCTCAAGCAGCTCATGCGCAGCATGGGCGGCGCGGCCGGTGCCGATGGCGCAGGCGGCGCGGGCGGCATGGCCGGTGCGATCTCCGGGCTGTCGGGCAAGGACGCGAACGAGGGCAACCTCGCCATGCTCAACGCGCTCGGGCGCGCCTACGGCAACGCGGCGGCCAACGGCGCGCTCGCCAACGGCGCGGGCTACAGCGGCAACAGCGCGCTCACGCCGCCCGTTAAGGGCAACGGCGACGCCTCGGTGGACGCGTTCGTCGACAAGCTCGCCAACGCCGCGCAGCAGGCCAGCTCGACCACGGGCATCCCCGCGCGCTTCATTCTCGGCCAGGCCGCGCTCGAATCGGGCTGGGGCAAGCGCGAGATCAAGAACGCCGACGGTTCGACGAGCCACAACGTGTTCGGCATCAAGGCGAGCAAGGACTGGGCCGGCAAGACCGTCTCGACGGTCACGACCGAATACGTGAACGGCCAGCCGCATCGCGTGGTGGAGAAGTTCCGCGCCTACGACTCGTACGAAGACGCGATGACCGACTACGCGACGCTCCTCAAGAGCAATCCGCGCTACGCGTCGGTGATCAACGGCTCGAAGAGCGCCGAGGGCTTCGCGCACGGCATGCAGCGCGCGGGCTACGCCACCGACCCGCACTACGCGAAAAAGCTGCTGACCATCATGCAGCGGATGGCCTGA
- a CDS encoding flagellar basal body P-ring protein FlgI, which produces MKDVLAALGVAFGFVVACGALVAYATPARAERVKDLATFQGVRDNPLIGYGLVVGLDGTGDQTTQAPFTTQTLANMLANLGISINNTSSSSGSSSTLNNMQLKNVAAVMVTAVLPPFARPGEQIDITVSSLANAKSIRGGTLLLTPLKGADGQVYALAQGNVAVGGAGASANGSRVQVNQLAAGRIAGGAIVERSVISPVSQQGGLLTLTVNDMDYDTTQRIVSAVNNMFGPGTASPLDGRTIQVRGPADPASQVGFIAQIQDLNVNPATPAAKVILNARTGSIVMNQMVTLESCAVAHGNLSVVVNTQTAVSQPGAFSNGQTVATRQSQIQLKQDNGSLKLVTAGANLAEVVKALNALGATPADLMSILQAMKAAGALRADLEII; this is translated from the coding sequence ATGAAGGACGTGCTCGCCGCCCTGGGCGTGGCGTTCGGTTTCGTCGTGGCTTGCGGTGCGCTCGTCGCCTACGCGACGCCGGCGCGCGCCGAGCGCGTGAAAGACCTCGCGACCTTCCAGGGCGTGCGCGACAACCCGCTCATCGGCTACGGCCTCGTGGTGGGTCTCGACGGCACCGGCGACCAGACGACCCAGGCGCCGTTCACCACGCAAACGCTCGCGAACATGCTCGCGAACCTCGGCATCTCGATCAACAACACGTCGAGCTCCTCGGGTTCCTCGTCGACGCTGAACAACATGCAGCTGAAGAACGTGGCCGCGGTCATGGTGACGGCCGTATTGCCGCCGTTCGCGCGGCCGGGCGAGCAGATCGACATCACGGTGTCGTCGCTCGCCAACGCGAAGAGCATTCGCGGCGGCACGCTGTTGCTCACGCCGCTCAAGGGCGCCGACGGCCAGGTCTATGCGCTCGCGCAGGGCAACGTGGCCGTGGGCGGCGCAGGCGCCTCGGCCAACGGCAGCAGGGTGCAGGTGAACCAGCTCGCCGCGGGCCGCATTGCGGGCGGCGCGATCGTCGAGCGCTCGGTGATCTCGCCGGTCTCGCAGCAGGGCGGCCTCCTCACGCTGACCGTCAACGACATGGACTACGACACGACGCAGCGCATCGTCTCGGCCGTCAACAACATGTTTGGCCCGGGCACGGCCTCGCCGCTCGACGGCCGCACGATCCAGGTGCGCGGGCCGGCCGATCCGGCGTCGCAGGTGGGTTTCATCGCGCAGATCCAGGACCTCAACGTGAACCCGGCCACGCCGGCCGCGAAGGTGATCCTGAACGCGCGCACCGGCTCGATCGTCATGAACCAGATGGTCACGCTCGAGAGCTGCGCGGTCGCGCACGGCAATCTCTCGGTCGTCGTGAACACGCAGACGGCGGTGAGCCAGCCCGGCGCGTTCTCCAACGGCCAGACGGTGGCGACGCGCCAGTCGCAGATCCAGTTGAAGCAGGACAACGGATCGCTCAAGCTCGTCACGGCGGGCGCGAATCTCGCCGAGGTCGTGAAGGCGCTCAACGCGCTGGGCGCGACGCCGGCGGACCTGATGTCGATCCTGCAGGCGATGAAGGCAGCAGGCGCACTGCGCGCCGACCTCGAGATCATCTAA
- a CDS encoding flagellar basal body L-ring protein FlgH produces MSQSVRIHPRIRARRPGHARSLVAAVALATLAGCAYIPNRQPIVQQPMTAVPPMPPANLSPGAIYNPGYAGRPLFEDQRPRNTGDILTIVISENINATKSSGANTKRGTSTSVAGTANFLPGFFNRANLNTTGANQFDATGGANASNTFTGVITVTVTNVLPNGNLVVSGEKQMLINQGNEYVRFSGVVNPNTVAGDNSVLSTDVADAKIEYSAKGVIDEAETMGWLQRFFLNIAPW; encoded by the coding sequence ATGTCGCAGTCTGTTCGAATCCATCCTCGCATCCGCGCACGGCGGCCGGGCCATGCCCGCTCGCTCGTGGCGGCTGTGGCGCTCGCGACGCTGGCGGGCTGCGCCTACATTCCCAACCGGCAGCCCATCGTGCAGCAGCCGATGACGGCCGTGCCGCCCATGCCGCCCGCGAACCTGTCGCCGGGCGCCATCTACAACCCGGGCTACGCGGGGCGGCCGCTCTTCGAGGACCAGCGTCCGCGCAATACCGGCGACATCCTCACGATCGTCATTTCCGAAAACATCAACGCGACCAAGTCATCGGGCGCGAACACCAAGCGCGGCACCAGCACGAGCGTCGCGGGCACCGCGAACTTCCTGCCGGGCTTCTTCAACCGCGCGAACCTGAATACGACGGGCGCGAACCAGTTCGACGCCACGGGCGGCGCGAACGCCTCGAACACGTTCACGGGCGTCATCACCGTGACCGTGACGAACGTGCTGCCCAACGGCAATCTCGTCGTGTCCGGCGAGAAGCAGATGCTCATCAACCAGGGCAATGAATACGTGCGCTTCTCCGGCGTCGTCAATCCGAACACCGTTGCCGGAGACAACTCCGTGCTCTCGACCGACGTCGCCGATGCGAAGATCGAATACTCCGCGAAAGGCGTGATCGACGAAGCCGAGACGATGGGCTGGCTGCAACGCTTCTTCCTGAACATCGCGCCATGGTAA
- the flgG gene encoding flagellar basal-body rod protein FlgG: MNRSLYIAATGMQAQQSQMDVISNNLANVSTNGFKGSRAVFEDLMYQTLRQPGANSTQQTELPSGSQVGTGVQQVATERLYTQGNLQQTGNSKDVAVNGAGFFQVQMPDGTTAYTRDGSFQTNSQGQLVTASGYQVIPAITVPANATSLTIGSDGVVTVTTPGTANNTTIGTLQLAMFINPAGLQSNGQNLLSETASSGAPTVSTPGQNGSGTLNQGYVESSNVNVVQELVNMIETQRAYEINSKAVTTSDQMLQTLSQMQV, from the coding sequence GTGAACCGATCGCTTTACATCGCCGCCACCGGCATGCAGGCCCAGCAGTCGCAGATGGACGTGATCTCGAACAACCTCGCGAACGTGAGCACCAATGGCTTCAAGGGCTCGCGCGCGGTGTTCGAGGACCTCATGTATCAGACGCTGCGCCAGCCGGGCGCGAACTCGACCCAGCAAACCGAACTGCCCTCAGGCAGCCAGGTGGGCACGGGCGTGCAGCAGGTGGCGACCGAGCGTCTCTACACGCAGGGCAACCTGCAGCAGACCGGCAACTCGAAGGACGTGGCGGTCAACGGCGCAGGCTTTTTCCAGGTGCAGATGCCCGACGGCACGACGGCCTACACGCGCGACGGCTCGTTCCAGACCAACTCGCAAGGCCAGCTCGTGACGGCGAGCGGCTACCAGGTGATCCCAGCGATCACGGTGCCCGCCAACGCCACCTCGCTCACCATCGGCAGCGACGGCGTGGTGACGGTCACGACGCCGGGCACGGCCAACAACACGACCATCGGCACGCTGCAGCTCGCGATGTTCATCAACCCGGCCGGTCTCCAGTCGAACGGGCAGAACCTGTTGTCGGAAACGGCTTCGTCGGGCGCGCCCACGGTTTCCACGCCGGGCCAGAACGGTTCGGGCACGCTCAACCAGGGCTATGTGGAATCGTCGAACGTGAACGTGGTGCAGGAGCTCGTGAACATGATCGAGACGCAGCGCGCCTACGAAATCAACAGCAAGGCGGTCACCACTTCTGACCAGATGCTGCAAACCCTCAGCCAGATGCAGGTCTGA
- the flgF gene encoding flagellar basal-body rod protein FlgF — MDRLIYTAMTGASQALEQQAVVANNLANVSTTGFRAQLANFRAVPMSFGDGSTVNDQTTRTFVLSATPGSDMTPGAISHTGNPLDIAIQGQGFMAVQTADGNEAYTRAGNLHVDENGQLVTAANQQVIGGGGPIAVPPGSAITIGKDGTVSAIAPGSPANAIAMIDQIKFVNPPAGALTRGDDGLFHTSDGNPADADQTVQVATESVEGSNVNPVAAMVSMITNARQFQMQTKLLQNADQNEQSANQLLNFS, encoded by the coding sequence ATGGACCGACTGATCTATACCGCGATGACGGGCGCGAGCCAGGCGCTCGAGCAGCAGGCCGTCGTCGCGAACAACCTCGCGAACGTCTCGACCACGGGCTTTCGCGCGCAGCTCGCCAACTTTCGCGCCGTGCCGATGTCGTTCGGCGACGGCTCGACGGTGAACGACCAGACCACGCGCACCTTCGTGCTCTCGGCGACGCCTGGCTCGGACATGACGCCCGGTGCGATCTCGCACACCGGCAACCCGCTCGACATCGCCATCCAGGGCCAAGGCTTCATGGCCGTGCAAACCGCCGACGGCAACGAGGCCTACACGCGTGCGGGCAACCTGCACGTCGATGAAAACGGCCAGCTCGTCACCGCCGCCAACCAGCAGGTGATCGGCGGCGGCGGCCCGATCGCGGTGCCGCCGGGCTCGGCGATCACGATCGGCAAGGACGGCACGGTTTCGGCCATCGCGCCGGGCAGTCCCGCCAACGCGATCGCGATGATCGACCAGATCAAGTTCGTCAACCCGCCGGCGGGTGCGCTCACGCGCGGCGACGACGGCCTGTTCCACACGTCGGACGGCAACCCCGCCGACGCGGACCAGACCGTCCAGGTCGCGACCGAATCGGTCGAAGGCAGCAACGTGAATCCGGTTGCGGCGATGGTCTCGATGATCACCAACGCGCGCCAGTTCCAGATGCAGACGAAGCTGCTGCAGAACGCCGACCAGAACGAGCAGAGCGCGAACCAGCTGCTCAACTTCAGCTAA